A portion of the Pseudorasbora parva isolate DD20220531a chromosome 1, ASM2467924v1, whole genome shotgun sequence genome contains these proteins:
- the LOC137072820 gene encoding intelectin-like, translated as MAAADATGSGATNSGICQKKSMAAADATGSGAATGDCARHTRIRSVSSFLFLFLQSTIMFWGILLSLSVHLWLSEVTPTNQQEALSINTGDTSTNPEIAKLLGRMKYVARSCKEIRDKYQVHDDGLYYLISSRGVLYQTFCDMTTAGGGWTLVASVHENNMYGKCTVGDRWSSEQGSNENRLDGEGTWANIVTFGTADAATSDDYKNPGYFDITAQDVSVWHVPNNMELEHWTTASILRYHTENHFLTLHGGNLFQLFKKFPVRFGIGTCNIDNGPAIQIVYDTGSADSTKNLYGPVVRAQFEPGFITFRVFNTEKAAMAICSGVKPTGCDTEHFCIGGGGHFPENTPKQCGDFTAFDWNGYGTNAGASASREITEAAVLLFYR; from the exons ATGGCAGCTGCCGATGCCACCGGAAGTGGCGCCACAAACTCTGGCATCTGCCAGAAGAAGTCCATGGCAGCTGCCGATGCCACCGGAAGTGGCGCTGCGACTGGGGATTGTGCGCGACACACACGCATTCGCTCCGTCTCCTCATTTCTCTTCCTGTTTTTACAG AGTACAATAATGTTTTGGGGGATCCTTCTCAGCCTCTCAGTCCATTTATGGTTGTCTGAGGTTACACCAA CAAATCAACAAGAAGCACTGTCTATTAATACCGGTGATACCAGCACCAACCCTGAGATTGCAAAACTTCTGGGTAGAATGAAATATGTTGCTCGAAGTTGCAAAGAAATTCGTGACAAGTATCAGGTTCATGATG ATGGCCTTTACTATCTGATCTCATCAAGAGGGGTCCTTTACCAGACGTTCTGTGATATGACCACTGCGGGTGGTGGCTGGACGCTTGTGGCTAGTGTTCATGAAAACAACATGTATGGAAAGTGTACTGTTGGTGATCGCTGGTCTAGTGAGCAGGGCAGCAATGAAAACCGGCTTGATGGGGAAGGCACATGGGCGAACATAGTCACGTTTGGTACTGCAGACGCTGCTACAAGTGATGATTATAAG AATCCTGGATACTTTGACATAACTGCACAGGATGTGTCTGTGTGGCACGTTCCTAATAATATGGAGTTGGAACATTGGACTACTGCCTCCATCCTGAGATACCACACTGAAAACCACTTCCTAACTCTACATGGAGGAAACCTTTTCCAATTATTTAAG AAATTCCCTGTGAGGTTTGGAATCGGGACATGCAACATTGACAATGGACCTGCTATTCAAATAGTGTATGATACCGGAAGTGCGGATTCTACTAAAAATCTGTATGGACCAGTCGTAAGAG CACAATTTGAGCCTGGATTCATCACATTCAGAGTCTTCAATACTGAAAAGGCAGCCATGGCTATTTGTTCAGGTGTTAAACCAACCGGTTGTGACACTGAACAT TTCTGTATTGGTGGCGGTGGACACTTTCCTGAGAACACTCCTAAACAGTGTGGGGACTTCACAGCTTTCGACTGGAATGGCTATGGCACTAATGCAGGCGCCAGTGCTTCCAGAGAAATAACCGAAGCAGCTGTACTTCTATTTTATCGCTGA